The following is a genomic window from Miscanthus floridulus cultivar M001 chromosome 14, ASM1932011v1, whole genome shotgun sequence.
CTCTGGTTTCTGCAGCTCCTGAAATTTCTTCAGAAGTTGTGCTGCAAGTACAGGTTCTCTTGTGGTGAAGCCGGAGCGATTTCTTCCTCCAGTGACCGCAGTCCATCACCTATGCTGCTCCCGACATTCCTACCATCTGTGGTCCTTCGGCCAACGATGTCAGCTTCAGATGCAGATGATTTCCTCCTCTGTGATGAGGTCACGCTAGGAAATGTTATCCAGGAAGGTGCCCTGTACTCGATCCGCTGGTCCTCCCCGTCAGCAAGCTCGTTCTCTGAGCAAGAGTGGTTAGAGGACATCTGTGATACCTTGTGCATGCGGCTGCTTCCAAGAACAACCTCAGTCGGCAGAATTGGCTGCTCAATGCAGGGACTGCCCATCAGCAGTGCAAGGGCATGCTCTAGAGCTGTTGTCACCCTATCCATGGAAGGACGATCTCTCCCCCGCATTCTGACACACTTACAtgccacagaagcaatcttcttgaGGGCCTCAAGGTCTGAGGGAGGTGATAAGGCTGGATCAAGGATGGCGAAAATGTCCCCTGCTTTGATCAGTGGTACTGCCCATTCCACAATGTTCCCTTCCTCGAACTGCATGTCAATCGCTTTCCTGCCACTCAGTATCTCCAGGAGAACAACCCCGAAGCTGTAGACATCAGATTTTGTAGTCAAGTAGTGGAGACGGTAGTACTCAGGATCAAGGTAGCCAAGAGTCCCTGCTGGCAGCTCGGACAGTGGGGTACCGCTATCTGCAGGACCCAATATAGATAGACCAAAGTCAGCAACACGCGCATTGTGATCCTCATCAATCAATATGTTTGAAGACTTGATGTCCCGGTGAATTACAGGAGGGCAAGCATAGCCATGCAAGTACTCAATTCCCCTAGCAGCCTGGACAGCAATGGTGACCCGCCTTGCCCAGTTCAGTCGCTTTTTCAAGTTTGGATCCTTGCCATGCAGATGCTGGTACAGGGATCCATGAGCCATGAACTCATAAACCAAGAGCCTCTCACTGCCATCCTCGCAGtaaccaagcaggttcagcaaatgtgcatggtTGAGCCTGGATAGGAGGTCAAGTTCATTGTGAAACTCCTTTGAGCTCTTCTTCACATCTGATGCTTTTATTGCACGCTTCACAGCAACCACTGTCCCATCTCTCAGTATGCCCTTGAATACACATGAAAAGCTGCCTTTGCCAACTTGTGAATCCTCTGAGAAGCCACCGGTTGCCTGCTCTAACTCTTCATAGGAGAATTCTTGAGCTCTCCTGATCTTCAAATCCTCCACATCAGGCTGGATCCTCATGTTATCCTTCCGGAAAGAGTACGCTGTGCTCTTAGCCAGTCTCAGCTCCCTATTTGAACATTGGCAATGTCGAAGCTTGTGCCGGACATACAGGCAAGAGATTAC
Proteins encoded in this region:
- the LOC136504113 gene encoding putative receptor protein kinase CRINKLY4; this translates as MDHVPALVLAVCLLALLPGWACGLGSMSSIAVSYGEDGPVFCGLNSDGSHLVACFGADASVLYGAPPNIPFLGLTAGDGFVCGLLLDTRQPYCWGSNSYVKSGVPQPMVEGARYSELSAGDNHLCALRAAEDGGRGSSAASATSLIDCWGYNMTATHVVDEAVSTVSAGSVFNCGLFARNRTVFCWGDETVSGVVGLAPRDVRFQSIGAGGYHVCGVLENAQVFCWGRSLEMQQVAPSNAIGNGDVNIVPMDAMVAVVGGRFHACGIRSLDHQVACWGFTLHNSTSPPKGLKMYALVAGDYFTCGVPAETSLMPRCWGNSGPLALPMAVPPGICVPTACSHGYYEYVNHGEVGSIKVCKPANSRLCLPCSTGCPEDSYESSPCNATADRVCQFDCSRCATDDCLSFCLSQKRTKSRKLMAFQMRIFVAEIVFAVILVLSVSVISCLYVRHKLRHCQCSNRELRLAKSTAYSFRKDNMRIQPDVEDLKIRRAQEFSYEELEQATGGFSEDSQVGKGSFSCVFKGILRDGTVVAVKRAIKASDVKKSSKEFHNELDLLSRLNHAHLLNLLGYCEDGSERLLVYEFMAHGSLYQHLHGKDPNLKKRLNWARRVTIAVQAARGIEYLHGYACPPVIHRDIKSSNILIDEDHNARVADFGLSILGPADSGTPLSELPAGTLGYLDPEYYRLHYLTTKSDVYSFGVVLLEILSGRKAIDMQFEEGNIVEWAVPLIKAGDIFAILDPALSPPSDLEALKKIASVACKCVRMRGRDRPSMDRVTTALEHALALLMGSPCIEQPILPTEVVLGSSRMHKVSQMSSNHSCSENELADGEDQRIEYRAPSWITFPSVTSSQRRKSSASEADIVGRRTTDGRNVGSSIGDGLRSLEEEIAPASPQENLYLQHNF